The following are encoded in a window of Rhizobium bangladeshense genomic DNA:
- a CDS encoding peptidoglycan D,D-transpeptidase FtsI family protein, giving the protein MSLIARILKVKSRSHILITRPESGLFPEKILGTRNKRGGQARQRLGITVGAFVCGFLLIGGRLVQYGLAEEPTTASLGNPSAVASRPDIVDRNGQLLATDVNMVSLYADPRRIIDADEVVEKLAAILPNLDWRDTHRKLRTDSGFQWLRRQLTPRQQADILALGIPGIGFRPEKRRFYPGGRSAAHIVGHVNVDNLGLAGMERYLDQQGLADLRAIGMTSGVSLEPVRLSIDIRVQNIVRDVAAKAMNAYQAEAAGAIVLDVETGEVLAMASVPDYDPNEPSRTLTDGSVDKEYEKGWFNRISNATFEMGSTFKSFTLAMGLDAEKITLNSVVDASRPIRMGGFTIKDFKGKNRPLTIPEVFQYSSNIGTAAVADMVGIEGHQEFLTRLGLLSKMETEMPGVATPTQPRTWKKINSVTISFGHGVATTPLQTASAASALINGGKLIPPTFLPRSPEQAATLVKTVVKQSTSEDMRTLFRRNGQKGSGRAAQVEGFDIGGKTGTADKVVNGRYASDLNFNAFVGAFPMDKPKYMVLSIIDAPKTGVHGGRTAASTAAPMVKAIIARAAPLLGVQPRFGSKDAPYSIESF; this is encoded by the coding sequence ATGAGTCTCATTGCCCGCATATTGAAGGTCAAAAGCCGCTCTCATATCCTGATCACCAGACCAGAAAGCGGGTTGTTTCCGGAAAAAATCCTCGGCACAAGAAACAAGCGGGGTGGCCAGGCAAGGCAGCGCTTGGGAATAACGGTCGGCGCTTTCGTCTGCGGCTTCCTGCTGATTGGTGGGCGCCTTGTCCAGTACGGGCTTGCCGAGGAGCCGACGACCGCCTCTCTCGGAAATCCAAGTGCCGTTGCGTCGCGGCCTGATATCGTCGACCGCAATGGCCAGCTACTGGCGACCGACGTGAACATGGTCTCTCTCTACGCAGATCCCCGACGGATCATCGATGCCGACGAGGTAGTGGAGAAGCTCGCCGCCATCCTACCGAACCTCGACTGGCGAGACACACATCGGAAGCTGAGGACGGATAGCGGCTTTCAGTGGCTGCGGCGACAACTGACACCACGGCAGCAGGCTGATATCCTCGCCCTCGGCATTCCCGGCATCGGGTTCAGACCTGAAAAACGCCGTTTCTATCCCGGCGGTCGTTCGGCGGCACATATTGTCGGCCACGTGAACGTCGATAATCTCGGCCTGGCCGGCATGGAGCGTTATCTCGACCAACAGGGTCTAGCCGACCTGCGGGCCATCGGAATGACTTCGGGCGTTTCGCTCGAGCCCGTCAGGCTTTCGATCGACATCCGCGTTCAGAACATCGTGCGCGACGTCGCCGCAAAGGCGATGAACGCCTATCAGGCGGAGGCGGCCGGCGCTATCGTTCTCGACGTTGAGACAGGTGAAGTTCTGGCAATGGCTTCGGTCCCCGACTACGATCCTAACGAGCCGTCGCGCACGCTGACTGACGGCAGCGTCGACAAGGAGTATGAGAAGGGCTGGTTCAACCGCATCAGCAACGCCACCTTCGAGATGGGCTCCACCTTCAAGAGCTTCACGCTGGCGATGGGCCTGGACGCCGAAAAGATTACTCTAAATTCTGTGGTCGATGCATCGCGGCCGATCCGCATGGGCGGCTTCACAATCAAGGATTTTAAAGGCAAGAACAGGCCCTTGACGATTCCGGAGGTCTTCCAATACTCGTCGAACATCGGCACCGCGGCCGTCGCGGACATGGTGGGGATAGAAGGCCACCAGGAGTTCCTCACCAGACTCGGCCTTCTCTCGAAGATGGAGACCGAGATGCCGGGCGTGGCCACACCGACCCAACCGCGCACCTGGAAGAAGATCAATTCAGTCACGATTTCCTTTGGCCATGGCGTAGCGACAACGCCACTTCAGACCGCCTCAGCAGCCTCGGCACTCATCAATGGCGGCAAACTTATTCCGCCCACCTTCCTGCCACGGTCGCCGGAACAGGCCGCGACGCTGGTGAAAACCGTTGTCAAGCAAAGCACGAGCGAGGACATGCGCACCCTCTTTAGGAGGAACGGGCAGAAGGGATCGGGCCGGGCGGCCCAAGTCGAGGGCTTCGATATTGGCGGCAAGACCGGAACCGCCGACAAAGTCGTCAATGGACGCTATGCCAGCGACCTCAACTTCAACGCCTTCGTTGGGGCCTTCCCGATGGACAAGCCGAAATACATGGTCCTTTCGATCATCGACGCGCCGAAGACTGGCGTGCACGGCGGACGAACCGCCGCATCCACTGCGGCGCCGATGGTGAAGGCGATTATCGCTCGTGCCGCTCCTCTACTCGGGGTTCAGCCCCGTTTCGGTTCAAAGGATGCTCCCTATTCTATAGAAAGCTTTTGA
- a CDS encoding oxidoreductase: MKTWLITGCSSGFGQRLAIAAAQRGDQVIATARNVKTIEEMSEPFGGRMIILPLDVTDAAAAKAAVAKAVETFGGFDVLVNNAGYGLFGSIEEGTPEEYRPMFEVNVFGLIETTRAALPVLRRSGGTIVNMSSGAGIAGSGGAGYYNAAKFAVEGISEALAGELKPFGVRVLIVEPGPFRTEFLGRSITMAANEMPEYAASSRRHYRETNNGNQAGDPDKAIAVILQAVDADDAPLHLPLGPIAHSIAERKLASFRSDIDAWRDITIATDFDEP, translated from the coding sequence ATGAAAACCTGGCTCATCACAGGCTGCTCAAGCGGCTTCGGCCAGCGGCTCGCGATCGCTGCAGCACAGCGCGGCGATCAGGTCATCGCGACTGCCCGGAATGTCAAAACGATCGAAGAAATGTCTGAGCCCTTCGGCGGCCGCATGATCATCTTGCCGCTCGACGTGACGGATGCGGCGGCAGCCAAGGCGGCGGTCGCAAAGGCGGTCGAGACATTCGGCGGCTTTGACGTGCTCGTGAACAATGCCGGTTACGGGCTGTTCGGGTCGATCGAGGAAGGCACGCCCGAGGAATATCGACCGATGTTCGAGGTGAACGTCTTCGGTCTGATCGAAACCACCAGAGCGGCTCTGCCTGTCCTGCGTCGTTCGGGCGGCACGATCGTCAACATGTCGTCCGGCGCAGGCATCGCAGGCAGCGGCGGCGCTGGATATTACAATGCTGCCAAGTTCGCTGTGGAAGGGATATCAGAGGCGCTCGCCGGCGAGCTGAAGCCGTTCGGGGTCCGCGTGCTGATCGTCGAGCCGGGGCCGTTTCGCACCGAGTTCCTTGGACGCTCGATCACGATGGCAGCCAACGAGATGCCGGAATACGCCGCGAGCTCGCGCAGGCACTATCGCGAAACCAACAACGGCAATCAGGCGGGCGATCCCGACAAGGCGATTGCGGTGATCCTGCAGGCGGTCGACGCCGATGACGCCCCGCTTCATCTGCCGCTTGGCCCGATCGCGCATTCGATCGCTGAGCGAAAGCTGGCCTCCTTTCGTAGCGATATCGACGCCTGGCGTGACATCACGATCGCCACCGATTTCGACGAGCCCTGA
- a CDS encoding LysR family transcriptional regulator, with translation MEWSDVRIFLAVARSGTLGGAARSLQTSHPTVGRRLRALEQAIGHTLFQRTADGLVLTDEGHGIIALAEQMEEGALAMERRLAGQEQNLKGSLRVSSADWFGAYVLPPILADFANAYPNVDVEILTGTRLFNLAQREADVAFRIVPFNTADVVQRRLFRLEYGVYIAEESPDPKYGDGNGFRLITHDTSTGQFPDIAWLTESFPNARPVLRSNNRNVQGRMCRQGVGIAVLPRVVGDQIAGIRRLELPMPPPARDIWMGYHRDLRRLQRLRAFIATVSDHLVNATA, from the coding sequence ATGGAATGGAGTGACGTCCGAATATTTCTTGCTGTCGCGCGATCTGGCACGCTCGGCGGTGCTGCGCGTTCTCTTCAGACGAGCCATCCCACCGTCGGCAGGCGCCTGCGCGCACTTGAGCAGGCGATCGGCCACACGCTTTTCCAGCGGACCGCGGACGGTCTTGTCCTGACCGACGAAGGCCACGGGATCATCGCGCTGGCGGAGCAGATGGAAGAGGGAGCGCTGGCCATGGAGCGCCGGCTTGCCGGGCAGGAGCAGAATCTCAAAGGCAGTCTGCGCGTTTCATCAGCGGACTGGTTCGGCGCCTATGTGCTGCCTCCCATCCTGGCGGATTTTGCGAACGCCTACCCCAATGTCGACGTCGAGATCCTGACCGGCACGCGCCTGTTCAACCTCGCTCAGCGCGAGGCCGACGTCGCTTTTCGTATCGTTCCCTTCAACACTGCCGATGTGGTTCAGCGGCGGCTTTTCAGGCTCGAATACGGCGTCTACATCGCCGAGGAGTCGCCTGATCCAAAATATGGCGACGGGAATGGTTTCCGGCTGATCACCCATGATACCTCGACCGGTCAGTTTCCCGATATCGCTTGGCTCACCGAGAGTTTCCCCAACGCGAGACCGGTCCTGCGATCGAACAATCGCAACGTCCAAGGGCGCATGTGTAGGCAAGGCGTCGGGATCGCCGTCCTTCCCCGCGTGGTCGGCGATCAGATAGCGGGTATCCGCAGACTGGAACTGCCGATGCCACCGCCGGCGCGAGACATCTGGATGGGATATCACCGGGACCTACGACGTCTTCAGCGGCTTCGCGCCTTTATCGCAACCGTATCGGACCATCTCGTGAACGCGACCGCATGA
- a CDS encoding cold-shock protein, translating to MPTGTVKFFNEDKGFGFITPENGGPDVFVHVSALQRGGSLREGDKVSFEVGQDRKTGKSKAENVSPL from the coding sequence ATGCCTACCGGAACTGTTAAATTTTTCAACGAAGATAAGGGATTTGGCTTCATCACGCCTGAGAATGGCGGACCGGACGTCTTCGTTCACGTATCTGCCTTGCAGCGCGGCGGATCACTCCGCGAAGGCGATAAGGTCAGCTTCGAGGTCGGCCAAGATCGCAAAACCGGAAAGTCGAAGGCAGAAAACGTATCACCCTTGTGA
- a CDS encoding winged helix-turn-helix transcriptional regulator: MSAANEGLPVKACLPHRPKAVSSEALLDVEKARPALEQIANKWSVLILTVLCTRPSRFNEIMRRLDGITHKALADALKRLERNGLIRREVLTTTTPVGVEYTITSLGRSLQQPFEALYAWSMTYGPELERAQEEYDRVRD; the protein is encoded by the coding sequence ATGTCCGCAGCGAACGAAGGTCTGCCCGTCAAAGCTTGCTTGCCACACAGGCCCAAGGCTGTCTCCAGTGAGGCATTACTGGACGTAGAGAAAGCGCGGCCGGCACTTGAGCAGATCGCTAACAAGTGGTCGGTCCTGATCCTGACCGTTCTGTGTACCAGGCCGTCACGGTTCAACGAGATCATGCGGCGCCTCGACGGGATCACGCACAAAGCGCTCGCCGACGCGTTGAAGCGCCTGGAGCGCAATGGGCTCATACGCCGAGAGGTACTTACGACAACGACGCCGGTCGGCGTCGAATATACCATCACCTCGCTCGGCCGCTCCCTTCAGCAACCGTTCGAGGCGCTCTATGCGTGGTCCATGACCTACGGCCCGGAGCTTGAACGCGCGCAGGAAGAATACGATCGGGTTCGAGATTAG
- a CDS encoding SDR family NAD(P)-dependent oxidoreductase: MSRLANKIALVIGGVGGIGGAISQRFAIEGAQVYATSRKGAESTSVSVGMGSFRLLRADASNKADLQRVLNQIRSEQGRVDVLVVNAGLSEYAPLADISEEHFDRTFGLNVRSLVFAAQGAIDIMQPGGTIVLIGSIAGDIGTKGYGVYGATKAAVRSFTRTWANELAAKGIRVNVVSPGPTDTAMMAAASQDIRDALSRMIPLGRMGRPDEVAAAALFLASDESSFTTGAEIAVDGGMAQV; the protein is encoded by the coding sequence ATGAGCAGATTAGCAAACAAGATTGCCCTCGTGATCGGCGGAGTCGGCGGCATCGGCGGAGCCATTTCTCAGAGGTTCGCCATCGAAGGAGCGCAGGTCTACGCGACCAGCCGCAAGGGCGCGGAGAGCACATCAGTGTCAGTCGGCATGGGTAGCTTTCGCCTGCTTCGGGCGGATGCCAGCAACAAAGCCGATCTTCAGCGCGTCCTCAATCAGATTCGATCGGAACAAGGGCGCGTCGACGTGCTCGTCGTCAATGCGGGCTTGTCCGAATATGCACCCCTTGCAGACATTTCTGAGGAGCATTTCGATCGAACGTTCGGCCTGAACGTCCGATCCCTCGTATTCGCGGCACAGGGCGCAATCGACATCATGCAGCCCGGCGGAACGATTGTGCTGATTGGCTCCATCGCAGGCGATATAGGCACCAAAGGATACGGCGTCTATGGTGCGACCAAGGCCGCAGTCCGTTCATTCACACGCACATGGGCTAACGAACTCGCCGCCAAGGGCATTCGCGTCAACGTCGTTAGCCCTGGACCGACCGATACGGCGATGATGGCCGCCGCCTCACAGGACATTCGAGACGCACTCTCCAGGATGATCCCTCTTGGGCGGATGGGCAGACCTGATGAGGTGGCGGCGGCTGCCCTCTTCCTAGCAAGCGACGAGAGCAGTTTTACCACAGGTGCAGAAATTGCGGTTGACGGGGGCATGGCTCAGGTCTGA
- a CDS encoding SDR family oxidoreductase encodes MKIVVIGGSGLIGSRTVTLLRQTGHEVFAASPSTGVNMLTGEGLSEALADAEVVVDVANSPSFEPQAVLTFFETSGRNLLAAERAAGVRHHVALSIVGTDRMPDNGYFQAKVAQEKLVEGSGIPFSIVRATQFMEFLGAIADTSVVDGTVRLPDGLSQPIAADDVAAIIAETATGAPRGKHFDIAGPDRAPFDRIIARYLEAIGDGRRVVSDPQARYFGGTFVETSLVPLGEARLGRISLDDWLRGHRPT; translated from the coding sequence ATGAAAATCGTCGTTATCGGCGGCAGCGGACTGATCGGGTCGCGCACCGTCACCCTGCTGCGCCAAACGGGTCACGAAGTGTTCGCCGCCTCGCCCAGCACGGGTGTCAACATGCTCACCGGCGAAGGGCTCTCGGAAGCCCTTGCCGACGCGGAAGTGGTCGTCGATGTTGCCAACTCGCCCTCGTTCGAACCACAAGCGGTGCTCACCTTCTTCGAAACCTCAGGCCGGAATCTGCTGGCGGCTGAACGTGCGGCGGGTGTGCGCCACCATGTTGCTCTGTCGATCGTCGGCACAGACCGCATGCCCGACAACGGCTATTTCCAGGCCAAGGTGGCACAGGAGAAGCTTGTCGAAGGCTCGGGCATTCCCTTCAGCATCGTGCGCGCCACCCAGTTCATGGAATTCCTCGGCGCCATCGCCGATACCAGTGTTGTCGATGGAACCGTCCGCCTGCCGGACGGTCTGTCCCAGCCGATTGCCGCGGACGATGTGGCAGCTATCATAGCAGAAACGGCTACCGGCGCTCCGCGGGGCAAGCATTTCGATATCGCGGGCCCCGACCGGGCGCCTTTCGACCGGATCATTGCGCGCTATCTTGAGGCGATCGGCGACGGCCGACGCGTCGTGAGCGATCCGCAGGCGCGATATTTCGGCGGCACCTTCGTGGAGACCTCGCTGGTGCCGCTTGGCGAAGCGAGACTCGGTCGCATCTCGCTCGACGATTGGCTGCGCGGCCACCGACCCACCTGA
- a CDS encoding alpha/beta fold hydrolase, translated as MIATLKGFTQQLVPANGIKINVVTGGWGLPILLLHGWPETWWEWHHVMPRLAEQFSVVAMDLRGAGFSDCPLDGYDKATMARDAHEVMVALGHERYAVCGHDIGGMVALPQAAIYRKAVTHLAVLDVPLPGWTQWEATTAGIWHFSFHMNRDLPERLIHGREYDYVSAFMAERFYDHSTFDPADIEIYAKAMALPGRTRGGMEWYRTLAGDHAAALEYKKQPLEIPVLGLGGEQRFGAKMVPMLKEFATNVRGGSIARCSHYVADERPDEVAAALIDFLRAS; from the coding sequence ATGATCGCAACTCTGAAGGGGTTTACCCAGCAGCTGGTGCCGGCGAATGGCATCAAGATCAACGTCGTTACGGGGGGCTGGGGCCTGCCGATCCTTCTGCTGCACGGCTGGCCGGAGACATGGTGGGAATGGCACCACGTGATGCCGCGGCTCGCCGAGCAATTTAGCGTGGTGGCCATGGATCTGCGCGGCGCGGGTTTTTCCGACTGCCCGCTTGACGGCTATGACAAGGCGACGATGGCGCGCGACGCGCACGAAGTCATGGTTGCCCTGGGCCACGAACGCTACGCCGTGTGCGGCCATGACATTGGAGGAATGGTGGCGTTGCCGCAGGCCGCCATCTATCGAAAGGCCGTTACCCACCTGGCCGTCCTCGACGTTCCGCTTCCCGGCTGGACGCAATGGGAGGCGACGACGGCAGGGATCTGGCACTTCAGCTTTCATATGAACCGGGATCTACCGGAGCGCCTGATCCATGGACGTGAATATGATTATGTTTCGGCCTTCATGGCTGAACGGTTCTACGATCACAGCACCTTCGATCCGGCTGACATCGAGATCTACGCGAAAGCGATGGCTCTTCCTGGCCGCACGCGCGGCGGCATGGAATGGTATCGCACGCTGGCCGGCGATCATGCGGCTGCGCTCGAGTACAAGAAGCAGCCGCTCGAGATACCGGTGCTTGGCCTGGGTGGGGAACAGCGTTTCGGTGCGAAGATGGTCCCCATGCTTAAAGAGTTTGCCACCAATGTGAGGGGCGGCTCGATTGCGCGGTGCAGCCACTATGTCGCTGACGAGCGGCCAGATGAAGTGGCGGCCGCTCTGATCGATTTCCTCCGGGCCAGTTGA
- a CDS encoding alpha/beta fold hydrolase gives MATVTTRDGVEIFYKDWGPKTAQPIMFHGWPLSSDDWDTQMLFFLQHGYRVVAHDRRGHGRSAQVSEGHDMDHYAADAAAVVEHLDLRNVVHIGHSTGGGEATHYVAKHGQPQGRVAKLIIIGAVPPIMVKTAANPGGLPIEVFDGLRKALADNRSKFYVDLPSGPFYSFNRPGAQPIQAVINNWWRQGMMGGAKAHYDGIKAFSETDFTEDLKIITVPTLVMHGDDDQIVPIADSALLSAKLLKNSTLKVYEKFPHGMCTTHADVVNPDLLAFVKA, from the coding sequence ATGGCCACCGTCACCACACGCGACGGCGTCGAGATCTTCTACAAGGACTGGGGTCCGAAGACCGCCCAGCCCATCATGTTCCATGGCTGGCCGCTATCGTCCGATGACTGGGACACGCAGATGCTGTTCTTCCTGCAGCACGGTTATCGCGTCGTGGCGCACGACCGGCGCGGGCACGGGCGCTCGGCACAGGTGAGCGAGGGCCATGACATGGACCATTATGCCGCCGACGCAGCAGCGGTCGTCGAGCATCTCGACCTCAGGAATGTCGTGCATATCGGCCACTCCACCGGCGGCGGCGAGGCGACGCATTACGTGGCCAAACACGGGCAGCCGCAAGGCAGGGTCGCCAAGCTGATCATTATCGGTGCGGTCCCCCCGATTATGGTGAAAACGGCAGCCAATCCCGGCGGCTTGCCGATCGAGGTCTTCGACGGACTGCGTAAGGCGCTGGCCGACAACCGTTCCAAATTCTACGTCGATCTGCCGTCGGGTCCTTTCTACAGCTTCAACCGGCCTGGCGCGCAGCCGATCCAGGCTGTCATCAACAATTGGTGGCGACAGGGCATGATGGGCGGCGCCAAGGCGCATTATGACGGCATCAAGGCCTTCTCCGAGACCGATTTCACGGAAGACCTGAAGATCATCACCGTACCTACTCTGGTTATGCATGGTGACGACGATCAGATCGTGCCGATCGCGGACTCCGCGCTTCTGTCGGCAAAGCTGCTGAAGAACAGCACGCTGAAGGTCTACGAGAAGTTTCCCCACGGCATGTGCACGACCCATGCCGATGTGGTGAATCCCGATCTCCTGGCCTTTGTGAAGGCGTGA
- a CDS encoding winged helix-turn-helix transcriptional regulator gives MKNQTIEPRVYDEGECAGCTGPEPIDILRFQRAIRAITGKWKIEIVCILVEGPLRFGELRRRLPGVTQHMLTEQLRDLANNGIVIRNAFAEIPPRVEYELSQAGIDLMPMLREMRDWMLKYEHQLTAP, from the coding sequence ATGAAAAATCAGACCATTGAGCCACGTGTCTACGACGAAGGCGAATGCGCCGGATGCACAGGCCCGGAGCCGATCGATATCCTGCGCTTCCAACGAGCCATTCGCGCCATCACGGGCAAGTGGAAGATCGAAATCGTCTGCATCCTGGTCGAAGGGCCGCTCCGGTTCGGCGAACTGCGCCGACGGCTACCGGGGGTGACCCAGCATATGCTGACCGAACAGCTGCGAGATCTCGCCAACAACGGCATCGTGATCCGCAACGCCTTCGCGGAGATTCCGCCGCGTGTGGAATATGAGCTGTCGCAGGCCGGCATCGACCTGATGCCGATGCTCCGCGAGATGCGCGACTGGATGCTCAAATATGAGCATCAATTGACGGCCCCCTGA
- a CDS encoding VOC family protein gives MTAPVVRGVNHIGITVADIEAAKFFLVEAFGGEVIYQSFGPQDPPRQGPEFERATGAFPGTVVRAQAVVKIGTGPDIELFEMHGPEQAQPVRASDFGITHFGVYTDDIDASVERFEKAGGTSLTAPRAIPYATEKGPGNKVCYCRMPWGTTVEFITTPDRMGYHDQTDLRRWQD, from the coding sequence ATGACCGCACCTGTTGTTCGCGGCGTAAATCATATCGGCATCACGGTGGCCGACATCGAAGCTGCAAAATTTTTCCTGGTGGAAGCTTTTGGCGGCGAGGTAATCTATCAGTCCTTCGGACCACAGGATCCGCCGCGGCAGGGACCTGAATTCGAGCGGGCCACTGGTGCTTTCCCTGGAACGGTCGTGCGCGCGCAGGCGGTGGTCAAGATCGGAACCGGACCTGACATCGAGCTTTTCGAAATGCACGGCCCCGAACAAGCCCAGCCGGTTCGAGCGAGCGACTTCGGCATTACGCATTTCGGAGTCTACACCGACGACATCGACGCATCAGTTGAGCGATTCGAAAAAGCTGGAGGCACGTCTCTTACCGCGCCGCGCGCTATTCCCTACGCAACCGAAAAAGGCCCCGGAAACAAGGTCTGCTATTGTCGTATGCCATGGGGCACGACTGTGGAATTCATCACCACGCCCGACCGCATGGGCTATCATGACCAGACGGATCTGCGCAGGTGGCAGGACTAG
- the arsN2 gene encoding arsenic resistance N-acetyltransferase ArsN2, producing the protein MIDIEPVGGTDPSLKALLDGAGLPTDDLEGVGRIFFIAAENGSVCGCGGFEPTGHDILLRSIAVAPGHQGRGIGKRIALDVLEQARRFGATQAYLLTTSAAPFFERLGFVQIDRADAPEAILRTRQAASICPSSAVLMVKDLGS; encoded by the coding sequence GTGATCGATATCGAACCGGTCGGTGGAACCGACCCCTCTCTCAAGGCCTTGCTAGATGGCGCAGGCCTGCCCACCGACGACCTTGAAGGCGTCGGGCGGATATTCTTTATTGCAGCTGAGAACGGATCAGTCTGCGGTTGCGGCGGTTTTGAACCCACGGGCCACGATATCCTGCTCCGGTCGATTGCCGTAGCCCCAGGCCACCAAGGTCGGGGCATCGGCAAGAGGATAGCGTTGGACGTCCTTGAACAGGCTCGCCGATTCGGTGCCACCCAAGCCTATCTGCTGACGACATCCGCGGCACCTTTCTTTGAAAGGCTTGGCTTTGTTCAGATCGACCGCGCGGACGCGCCCGAGGCAATCCTTCGGACCCGGCAGGCAGCGTCGATCTGTCCGTCATCAGCGGTCTTGATGGTGAAGGACCTTGGATCGTGA
- a CDS encoding cupin domain-containing protein: MKYYFFPLLLAAGYAVPAFADNVQGAKNAKITLVYEHALPDVPGKSIRGVLVEYGPGGYSPAHTHAKSAIIYATVLEGAVKSQINGGPVRTFKAGESFTELPGDHHGVSANASDKEPSKLLAVFVVNTDEKVLTIPDQK, from the coding sequence ATGAAATACTATTTTTTCCCATTGCTCTTGGCTGCCGGCTACGCTGTGCCTGCATTCGCCGATAATGTGCAAGGCGCCAAGAACGCGAAGATTACACTTGTCTACGAGCATGCGCTGCCAGATGTGCCCGGCAAAAGCATTCGGGGCGTTCTCGTCGAATATGGTCCCGGCGGCTACTCTCCGGCACACACGCATGCGAAGTCGGCGATCATCTATGCGACGGTCCTGGAAGGCGCCGTGAAGAGCCAGATCAACGGAGGGCCGGTCCGGACCTTCAAGGCCGGCGAGAGCTTCACGGAATTGCCGGGCGACCACCACGGCGTCAGTGCAAATGCCAGTGACAAGGAGCCGTCTAAACTGCTGGCGGTGTTCGTCGTCAATACCGACGAGAAGGTGCTGACCATCCCGGATCAGAAGTGA
- a CDS encoding SDR family oxidoreductase, with protein sequence MSKILVTGGSGFVGSHVAAKLLKEGHEVRTTIRSARREAEVRSMVRNGGAESDQALSFSQTDLTDDHGWAAAVSGCDYVLHVASPFPQQAPDNEDELIVPARDGTLRVLRAARDAGVKRVVLTSSFAAIGYGHTNYDKVFDEEDWTDPNGPDVQPYIKSKVLAERAAWDFIDREGGSLEMSVVNPVGIFGPVLGLDISASIAFIKRLLEGAPPLPGLSFGTVDVRDLAELHILAMTAQAARGQRFIAVSGDVVTFFDIAKTLREKLGELAPMVQTPEMEKVASAPVRRSTSEKAMRVLGWRPRPQEETIIDTARSLFRYGVLSSV encoded by the coding sequence ATGAGCAAGATTTTGGTTACAGGTGGTTCTGGTTTTGTCGGCAGCCACGTCGCTGCAAAGCTTCTGAAGGAAGGTCACGAGGTTCGTACGACAATACGGAGCGCCCGCCGCGAAGCCGAAGTTCGGTCGATGGTGCGCAATGGTGGTGCCGAATCCGACCAGGCGCTTTCTTTCAGCCAGACCGATCTGACTGATGATCATGGCTGGGCCGCTGCCGTTAGCGGATGCGACTATGTATTGCATGTGGCTTCGCCGTTTCCACAGCAAGCTCCCGATAACGAGGATGAACTGATCGTTCCGGCGCGTGACGGTACGTTGCGCGTTTTGCGCGCCGCCAGAGACGCCGGCGTGAAGCGTGTCGTATTGACCTCTTCCTTTGCAGCCATCGGATACGGCCACACCAACTACGACAAGGTCTTCGACGAGGAGGACTGGACGGACCCGAACGGACCAGATGTGCAGCCCTATATCAAATCCAAGGTCCTTGCCGAGCGAGCCGCCTGGGACTTCATCGACAGGGAAGGCGGCTCTCTGGAAATGTCGGTCGTCAACCCGGTGGGCATTTTCGGGCCGGTTCTGGGGCTGGACATTTCTGCTTCGATCGCCTTCATCAAACGGTTACTCGAAGGCGCTCCGCCCCTGCCTGGCTTGAGCTTCGGCACGGTCGATGTCCGCGACCTGGCGGAACTCCACATCCTCGCCATGACGGCGCAGGCGGCTAGGGGACAGCGCTTCATCGCTGTGAGCGGCGACGTCGTCACGTTCTTCGATATCGCGAAGACCCTCAGGGAGAAGTTGGGCGAACTCGCTCCAATGGTACAAACACCGGAGATGGAAAAGGTAGCGAGCGCGCCCGTTCGCAGGAGCACCAGCGAGAAGGCTATGCGAGTGCTGGGATGGCGTCCTCGCCCCCAGGAGGAAACCATCATCGATACGGCCCGGAGTCTATTTCGTTATGGCGTCTTAAGCTCGGTTTAG